Within Portunus trituberculatus isolate SZX2019 chromosome 3, ASM1759143v1, whole genome shotgun sequence, the genomic segment CTATCGTGAGGCGCGGCGGGCGGGGCTGAGCGGAACCTTTAGGGCTTTCCTCACCTCCAGGATCCAGAACCTTGACTCTATTGTTAGGAGAGACGACGCTAACTTACCTGTCGTCAATATTAAGGTAGAGTGGTAGTGATTGGctatctctaatctctctctctctctctctctctctctctctctctctctctctctctctctctctctctctggtaaaaatgaggatgatgaagtggaagaagagaagaagaaataggaggaggaggaggaggaggaggaggaggaggaggaggaggaggagccttaTGTATTAACTTCACTTTtgcttatcatttattatttattattcacaAGAAAGATACGTCTGGGTGTTGGTGAGTGTATTTGCTTATATTCACTTGTGTTTTACCTATTTAcacctgtatttacctatgttttgcctttatttacctatatttacctgtatttacctattttaccTACGTTTTACCTATATTTCACCTATATATACCTGTGTTTTACCTATATTAACCTGTGTTTTACCTATACAtacctgtatttacctattttttacaTGTGTTTACTGTTTTACCTATTTCTACCTATATGTACTTCTGTTTTACCTAATTTTCATCCTGCCTTACCTGTGCATACCTACATTTACCTACACTCATCTTCATTTACCTAAATTTCACTGTATTTACTACCATAACCACTTCTAACTTCACTTACCTGTGCGTACCTTTGTTTACCTGCACAGGGGGAGGTTCTCTTCAACACCTGGCGCGGGATATTCTCAGGTGATGGCGGTCGCTTCATGCAGAAACCGAGAATATTCAGCTTCGATGGCAAGGAAGTACTGACGAGCCCTGAGTGGTGAGTGCCTTCCTTCACCGCCCTGGCTTGAGTTGACTAGAGGTGTAGAAATGAGGAggttgggaaggagaggaaggtgcgAGAGGGTgaatgtagttgtagtaggCAGGCGTTGTAGACAGTTTgacgtgttttgtgttttgttaattttgtttgtgtttNNNNNNNNNNNNNNNNNNNNNNNNNNNNNNNNNNNNNNNNNNNNNNNNNNNNNNNNNNNNNNNNNNNNNNNNNNNNNNNNNNNNNNNNNNNNNNNNNNNNNNNNNNNNNNNNNNNNNNNNNNNNNNNNNNNNNNNNNNNNNNNNNNNNNNNNNNNNNNNNNNNNNNNNNNNNNNNNNNNNNNNNNNNNNNNNNNNNNNNNNNNNNNNNNNNNNNNNNNNNNNNNNNNNNNNNNNNNNNNNNNNNNNNNNNNNNNNNNNNNNNNNNNNNNNNNNNNNNNNNNNNNNNNNNNNNNNNNNNNNNNNNNNNNNNNNNNNNNNNNNNNNNNNNNNNNNNNNNNNNNNNNNNNNNNNNNNNNNNNNNNNNNNNNNNNNNNNNNNNNNNNNNNNNNNNNNNNNNNNNNNNNNNNNNNNNNNNNNNNNNNNNNNNNNNNNNNNNNNNNNNNNNNNNNNNNNNNNNNNNNNNNNNNNNNNNNNNNNNNNNNNNNNNNNNNNNNNNNNNNAATACTGTTTGTGATATTGTCTGTGATACGGAAACAATTACATTTAATATAATTTGGTATGAAACCTATGATATGGAGAATATTATTGTTAAGGAACAACTGTATTAATGTTttgtaataaaaaatacatcatGATAATTTTCATGCCTGTGATACGGAAACAATtgtctttcatttaatttcttatgAAACCTGTAATATggagaatattattattacttgttacttacttgttacttggggtgtttgttcaaggctccgctccactgcgaggcagcgctcagcagagcctccctcaaaagcaactagcatctataattgtctttgatttccatgccgttaaaatcataaacttccttgaacaaatatgtcttcaatttctttttgaagatatcgatcctggcacaacctttgatatcactcggcagtttattgtaaatccttggtgcgcatcttgcaaatgctcgacatcccatgtcaaggttatttcttggctcatgtagtctgtatgggtctgcatcgtgtctcagctccatcgtagtgtcatggtggaatgtttccagtaagttcctcaagtactcaggttttccagaccgtaatgcctgatgagtcataacactaatcttgTACTCAATTCGTGCTTTAATTGGCAGCCAATGCAGATCTATCAATACATGTGTTATCCTCTCACGAGGAGAGACGCCTGTAATCAGTCTGGCAGCTCTATTCATGACAAACTTTAAGTCTTTTAAGAGATACTTAGGCAGTCCATAATACAGAGAATTGCAGTAATACAGTTTGCTTATCACATGATTATGACCCAGC encodes:
- the LOC123508135 gene encoding collagen alpha-1(XV) chain-like, which codes for MRGVTGVDYTCYREARRAGLSGTFRAFLTSRIQNLDSIVRRDDANLPVVNIKGEVLFNTWRGIFSGDGGRFMQKPRIFSFDGKEVLTSPEW